The following coding sequences lie in one Frigoribacterium sp. SL97 genomic window:
- a CDS encoding sensor histidine kinase, whose product MDDTGDRAEAAAPARSGTAISMRWWDAGLAITVVVMVVLATTSSSGRVTASFVAVGLLVLTWFALARPVVRRAVALLSLPTVTAVAALVVVGGVTVAATPELAVVQAFLMPLIWTLLPGTRSAIVANVCLCVAISIGFVVSLGWSAEALATAATSEGLSLVFSIALGMWITTIAGVGVERGRLLDELREAQAELAARHRDAGTSTERERLAREIHDTIAQSLTGVVMLAQQTRGALAAGDLTTTRERLDVIEAAAREALTEARTLVAATASTGPAGTDVAAALHRLGERFERESGIGITVDAVDVDLPRDLQVVLVRCTQEALANVRKHSASTSARVTLTATDGTAVLVVSDDGTGFDTAVASTGFGLDGLRERLELSGGRLDVSSDRDGTVVTAQVPRAAVVTP is encoded by the coding sequence ATGGACGACACCGGCGACCGGGCGGAGGCCGCGGCCCCCGCCCGGTCGGGAACCGCCATCTCGATGCGCTGGTGGGACGCCGGCCTCGCGATCACGGTCGTGGTGATGGTCGTCCTGGCCACGACCTCGTCGAGCGGCCGGGTCACGGCCTCGTTCGTCGCCGTCGGGCTGCTGGTGCTCACGTGGTTCGCCCTCGCGCGGCCCGTGGTGCGTCGCGCCGTCGCGCTGCTGTCGCTCCCGACCGTGACGGCCGTCGCCGCGCTCGTGGTGGTGGGCGGCGTCACGGTGGCCGCCACCCCCGAACTCGCGGTCGTGCAGGCCTTCCTCATGCCGCTGATCTGGACGCTGCTCCCCGGCACCCGGTCCGCGATCGTCGCCAACGTCTGCTTGTGCGTCGCCATCTCGATCGGGTTCGTCGTCAGCCTGGGGTGGTCGGCCGAGGCCCTCGCGACGGCCGCCACCAGCGAAGGCCTCTCGCTCGTCTTCAGCATCGCGCTGGGGATGTGGATCACCACGATCGCCGGGGTCGGGGTCGAACGCGGCCGGCTGCTCGACGAGCTGCGCGAGGCCCAGGCCGAACTGGCCGCGCGGCACCGCGACGCGGGCACGAGCACCGAACGCGAGCGCCTGGCCCGGGAGATCCACGACACGATCGCCCAGAGCCTCACCGGAGTCGTCATGCTCGCGCAGCAGACCCGCGGAGCCCTCGCGGCCGGCGACCTGACGACGACCCGTGAACGGCTCGACGTGATCGAGGCCGCCGCCCGCGAGGCCCTCACCGAGGCGCGCACCCTCGTCGCGGCGACCGCGTCCACCGGACCGGCGGGCACCGACGTGGCGGCCGCCCTCCATCGCCTCGGCGAGCGCTTCGAGCGGGAGAGCGGAATCGGGATCACGGTCGACGCCGTCGATGTCGACCTGCCCCGCGACCTGCAGGTCGTGCTGGTGCGGTGCACCCAGGAGGCGCTGGCCAACGTCCGCAAGCACAGTGCGTCGACGTCGGCGCGGGTCACGCTCACGGCGACGGACGGGACGGCCGTGCTCGTCGTGTCCGACGACGGCACCGGGTTCGACACGGCGGTCGCATCGACCGGGTTCGGCCTCGACGGCCTCCGCGAGCGGCTCGAGCTGTCGGGTGGCCGCCTCGACGTCTCGTCGGACCGCGACGGGACGGTCGTCACCGCGCAGGTCCCCCGCGCCGCGGTGGTGACCCCGTGA
- the secE gene encoding preprotein translocase subunit SecE, with protein sequence MARKDVDVPSEDVVEKAKSDGATRRSPFARIALFIRQVIAELKKVVTPTRKELLSYTGVVLVFVVIMMALVSLLDLVFGTGVGYVFGNGPTGS encoded by the coding sequence GTGGCGAGAAAAGACGTTGACGTCCCCAGTGAAGACGTCGTCGAGAAGGCGAAGAGCGACGGTGCGACGCGCCGCAGCCCCTTCGCCCGCATCGCGTTGTTCATCCGCCAGGTGATCGCCGAGCTCAAGAAGGTCGTCACGCCGACCCGCAAAGAGCTGCTGAGCTACACCGGCGTCGTCCTGGTCTTCGTGGTCATCATGATGGCCCTCGTCTCCCTGCTCGACCTGGTGTTCGGCACCGGCGTCGGCTACGTCTTCGGCAACGGCCCGACCGGCAGCTGA
- a CDS encoding response regulator — protein MHRTVVADDHPIVRQGIAALLATTDDFVVVGQASDGSEAVALADSLEPDLIVMDLRMPGLDGVEATEAVLARHPTTKVVVLTTYESDDSILRAIEVGASGYLLKASPEDELVAGLRAVVAGQVALAPAMAARLVGRARSGAEPVPRPTPLSPRETDVLALVAEGCSNREIGRRLFVGEATVKTHLLHVFEKLGVNDRTRAVTLALELGHLPRR, from the coding sequence GTGCACCGCACCGTCGTGGCCGACGACCATCCGATCGTGCGGCAGGGCATCGCCGCCCTGCTCGCGACGACGGACGACTTCGTCGTGGTGGGGCAGGCGAGCGACGGCTCCGAGGCCGTCGCCCTGGCGGACTCGCTCGAGCCCGACCTGATCGTGATGGACCTCCGCATGCCCGGCCTCGACGGTGTCGAGGCGACCGAGGCCGTCCTGGCACGTCACCCGACGACCAAGGTCGTCGTGCTCACCACCTACGAGTCCGACGACAGCATCCTGCGGGCGATCGAGGTGGGGGCGAGCGGCTACCTCCTGAAGGCCTCCCCGGAGGACGAGCTCGTGGCGGGCCTCCGAGCCGTGGTCGCGGGACAGGTGGCCCTCGCCCCCGCGATGGCGGCCCGTCTCGTCGGCCGCGCACGCAGCGGCGCCGAGCCCGTGCCGCGCCCGACCCCGTTGAGTCCTCGCGAGACCGACGTGCTCGCCCTCGTGGCGGAGGGTTGCTCGAACCGCGAGATCGGACGCCGGCTGTTCGTCGGCGAGGCGACGGTCAAGACGCACCTGCTGCACGTCTTCGAGAAACTGGGCGTCAACGACCGGACGCGCGCCGTCACGCTGGCGCTCGAACTCGGCCACCTGCCGCGCCGCTGA
- the nusG gene encoding transcription termination/antitermination protein NusG, whose product MPDNERDDIDLATAAEQSSEVEEAQEGGTLAADEDAVEPAESEALSVVDEGESGSTDTSDLDGLLDTLAEARDPEADAIVDDALDIDDEFEAEAAVEATDDEADSEAEQAADEGDAPAANAVVAEAEQSVQDADAEIAHDDVDVDVSATEVEDDEPAEVDPYEAFRYELRGKPGKWYVIHSYAGFERRVKQNIENRMVSMTMEDYIYQVEVPMEDVVEIKNGQRKLVTRVRIPGYVLVRLDLNEDSWSVVRHTPGVTGFVGNAHNPTPLRFEEAFNMLKSLVQVDTTPAPAKGGAKGGKQAQRVIPAEVDFEIGETITIKEGSFAGLPGTINEIKPESGKLTVLVSLFERETPVELSFDQVTKL is encoded by the coding sequence TTGCCTGACAACGAGCGCGACGACATCGACCTCGCCACCGCTGCCGAGCAGTCCTCCGAGGTCGAAGAGGCCCAAGAGGGCGGCACGCTGGCCGCCGACGAGGACGCCGTCGAGCCCGCCGAGTCCGAGGCCCTCTCGGTCGTCGACGAAGGCGAGTCCGGTTCGACCGACACGAGCGACCTCGACGGCCTGCTCGACACGCTGGCCGAGGCACGCGACCCCGAGGCCGACGCGATCGTCGACGACGCCCTCGACATCGACGACGAGTTCGAGGCCGAGGCCGCCGTCGAGGCCACCGACGACGAGGCCGACTCCGAGGCCGAGCAGGCGGCCGACGAGGGCGACGCCCCCGCCGCGAACGCCGTCGTCGCCGAGGCCGAGCAGTCCGTCCAGGACGCCGACGCCGAGATCGCGCACGACGACGTCGACGTCGACGTGTCCGCCACCGAGGTCGAGGACGACGAGCCCGCCGAGGTCGACCCCTACGAGGCCTTCCGTTACGAGCTGCGGGGCAAGCCCGGCAAGTGGTACGTCATCCACTCGTACGCCGGCTTCGAGCGCCGCGTGAAGCAGAACATCGAGAACCGCATGGTCTCGATGACCATGGAGGACTACATCTACCAGGTAGAGGTCCCCATGGAGGACGTGGTCGAGATCAAGAACGGGCAGCGCAAGCTCGTCACCCGCGTCCGCATCCCCGGCTACGTGCTCGTGCGTCTCGACCTCAACGAGGACAGCTGGTCCGTCGTCCGCCACACCCCCGGGGTCACGGGCTTCGTGGGCAACGCCCACAACCCGACGCCGCTGCGTTTCGAAGAGGCCTTCAACATGTTGAAGAGCCTCGTCCAGGTCGACACGACCCCGGCGCCCGCCAAGGGCGGCGCCAAGGGTGGCAAGCAGGCCCAGCGGGTCATCCCCGCCGAGGTCGACTTCGAGATCGGCGAGACGATCACGATCAAAGAGGGGTCGTTCGCCGGACTTCCCGGTACGATCAACGAGATCAAGCCCGAGAGCGGCAAGCTCACCGTGCTGGTCTCGCTGTTCGAGCGCGAGACGCCGGTCGAGCTCAGCTTCGACCAGGTCACGAAGCTCTAG
- a CDS encoding MaoC family dehydratase — protein sequence MSALEVGQVVAEKTYPLTRDSLVRYAGASGDFNPIHYRDDVAAAVGLPGVLAHGMLTMGTAVQPVVEWLEGAGDDAGVLGRVSDYQVRFTRPVVVDPTAGAEIAVVAKVGKLDAEAGTARIDLTVTAGGQTVLGKAQVVVTLA from the coding sequence GTGAGCGCCCTCGAGGTCGGCCAGGTCGTCGCCGAGAAGACCTACCCCCTGACACGCGACTCGTTGGTGCGCTACGCCGGCGCCTCGGGCGACTTCAACCCCATCCACTACCGCGACGACGTGGCGGCCGCGGTCGGTCTCCCCGGTGTCCTGGCCCACGGCATGCTCACGATGGGCACCGCCGTCCAGCCGGTCGTCGAATGGCTCGAGGGGGCGGGCGACGACGCCGGCGTGCTCGGTCGGGTGTCGGACTACCAGGTGCGCTTCACGCGTCCCGTCGTGGTCGACCCCACCGCCGGGGCCGAGATCGCCGTCGTCGCGAAGGTGGGCAAGCTCGACGCCGAGGCCGGCACGGCGCGCATCGACCTGACCGTGACCGCCGGCGGCCAGACCGTGCTGGGCAAGGCCCAGGTCGTGGTGACGCTGGCGTGA
- a CDS encoding FAD-dependent oxidoreductase produces MRTHDVLIVGGGPVGVMLAAALADRGLDAVVWEARVDDPAHSRALGVHPPSIDLFDRLGLADDLLADAVRIRRGIARSGERTVGVVPFDRASSRWPFVAAVPQDRTEAVLRTGLAARRDDALRRGVRFVGLAQRDEDVVVEGVDDEGPVVVAARFVVGADGTRSAVRAALGVDTRARDLPDRYVMGDFADATGHGPDAVIHLERSGVVESFPLPAGRRRFVVHVGSAQGATASVAPDDVARLVSDRTGSPVEPTTSTMTSGFGVRRRLAVRRVVGRVTLIGDAAHEISPIGGQGMNLGWLDGHALEAVIAAAVKRRGGRVLDPTTFGRFDADRARAALRAARQAEWNTALGRPVGGGAARARDLALGAVLRAPSRHLLASVYAMRWA; encoded by the coding sequence GTGCGGACGCATGACGTCCTGATCGTCGGTGGGGGGCCCGTCGGGGTGATGCTCGCCGCCGCCCTGGCGGATCGCGGCCTCGACGCCGTCGTCTGGGAGGCGCGGGTCGACGATCCGGCGCACTCGCGCGCCCTCGGCGTGCATCCGCCCTCGATCGACCTCTTCGACCGGCTCGGCCTCGCGGACGACCTGCTCGCCGACGCCGTCCGCATCCGGCGGGGGATCGCCCGGAGCGGCGAGCGGACGGTCGGCGTGGTGCCGTTCGACCGGGCGTCGTCGCGGTGGCCGTTCGTCGCGGCGGTGCCGCAGGACCGCACCGAGGCGGTGCTGCGGACGGGGTTGGCCGCGCGGCGGGACGACGCGCTCCGTCGGGGCGTGCGGTTCGTCGGGCTCGCACAACGCGACGAGGACGTGGTCGTCGAGGGGGTCGACGACGAGGGGCCGGTGGTCGTCGCCGCCCGCTTCGTCGTCGGGGCCGACGGCACGCGCAGCGCCGTCCGCGCCGCGCTGGGCGTCGACACCAGGGCCCGGGACCTGCCCGACCGCTACGTGATGGGCGACTTCGCCGACGCCACCGGCCACGGCCCCGACGCCGTGATCCATCTCGAGCGCTCCGGGGTGGTCGAGTCGTTCCCGTTGCCCGCGGGTCGACGACGGTTCGTGGTGCACGTCGGGTCGGCTCAGGGAGCGACCGCGTCGGTCGCACCGGACGACGTCGCGCGGCTCGTGTCGGACCGCACGGGGTCGCCCGTGGAACCGACGACCTCGACCATGACGAGCGGGTTCGGCGTCCGGCGCCGGCTGGCCGTCCGGAGGGTCGTCGGCCGGGTCACGCTGATCGGCGACGCCGCCCACGAGATCAGTCCCATCGGCGGCCAGGGCATGAACCTCGGCTGGCTCGACGGACACGCTCTCGAGGCCGTCATCGCTGCGGCGGTGAAGCGGAGGGGTGGCCGGGTGCTCGATCCGACCACGTTCGGCCGTTTCGACGCCGACCGTGCCCGCGCCGCCCTCCGCGCCGCCCGGCAGGCCGAGTGGAACACCGCCCTCGGTCGGCCCGTCGGCGGGGGAGCGGCTCGGGCCCGGGACCTGGCGCTCGGAGCCGTGCTGAGGGCTCCGAGCAGGCATCTGCTCGCGTCGGTCTACGCCATGCGCTGGGCCTGA
- a CDS encoding ABC transporter permease — protein sequence MRTLSLGLSRTRYEVRGYFRAGDTVFFTFLFPVVMLAIFSTAFSASGSFGTRPDGSEVGAAAFYLPGMIAAGILLSGVQNLAVDIALERGDGTLKRLSGTPLPVGSYFVGKFGQVLVTSLLQVALLVLVARVLFGVPLPTDAGSWLTLAWVYLLGIATSALVGIALSRVPRSGKSATAVIVPITLVLQFISGVYLPFTQLPDWLQSVASVFPLKWLAQGMRSVFLPDTFSAAEAGGSWDLPGVALWLAVWLVAGAVASLLTFRWIRKDT from the coding sequence GTGAGGACGCTCTCGCTCGGCCTGAGCCGCACCCGGTACGAGGTGCGGGGGTACTTCCGGGCCGGCGACACCGTCTTCTTCACGTTCTTGTTCCCGGTCGTGATGCTCGCGATCTTCTCCACGGCGTTCAGCGCCTCGGGCTCGTTCGGCACGCGGCCGGACGGTTCCGAGGTGGGGGCCGCCGCGTTCTACCTGCCGGGCATGATCGCGGCCGGCATCCTGCTCTCGGGCGTGCAGAACCTCGCCGTCGACATCGCCCTCGAGCGTGGCGACGGCACCCTCAAGCGACTTTCGGGGACGCCCCTGCCGGTCGGGTCGTACTTTGTCGGCAAGTTCGGCCAGGTGCTCGTCACGAGCCTGCTGCAGGTGGCGCTGCTCGTGCTGGTGGCCCGGGTGCTCTTCGGCGTGCCCTTGCCGACCGACGCCGGGTCGTGGCTGACGCTCGCCTGGGTCTACCTGCTCGGCATCGCGACGTCGGCGCTGGTCGGCATCGCCCTCTCGCGCGTGCCCCGCAGCGGGAAGAGCGCCACGGCCGTGATCGTCCCGATCACGCTCGTGCTGCAGTTCATCTCGGGGGTCTACCTGCCGTTCACCCAGCTGCCCGACTGGCTGCAGTCGGTGGCCTCGGTGTTCCCGTTGAAGTGGCTGGCGCAGGGCATGCGCAGCGTGTTCCTGCCCGACACGTTCTCGGCCGCCGAGGCCGGCGGATCGTGGGACCTGCCCGGCGTCGCCCTCTGGCTGGCGGTCTGGCTCGTCGCCGGCGCCGTCGCCTCGCTGCTGACCTTCCGGTGGATCAGGAAGGACACCTGA
- a CDS encoding UDP-N-acetylmuramate dehydrogenase: MTTFAELTTMQVGGEPARLVEATTTDELLAAVREASVGDDPWYVLGGGSNTVASDEPFDGTVVHVATRGVERVDSDDHRVHLRVAAGEPWDDLVASTVEQGWSGLEALSGIPGSTGASPIQNIGAYGQEVASTLVAVDFLDDDSGEFVRIPAANLDLGYRTSVFKQGRRGVVTAVEFALTDHGGASEQVAYPQLAKALGVELGARVSVADVRSSVLALRAAKGMVLDPADRDTASSGSFFTNPIVSRADASTLPADAPRWPTGPEPERQVVPLGEEPAAPAPRAPAEVKLSAAWLIEHAGIARGFRLPGSRAAVSSKHTLALTNRGGATGDEVAELARYVQQRVQSEFGVLLHPEPVLLGLSL; the protein is encoded by the coding sequence GTGACGACCTTCGCCGAGCTCACGACGATGCAGGTGGGCGGCGAGCCCGCCCGCCTGGTCGAGGCGACGACGACCGACGAGCTGCTGGCCGCGGTCCGTGAGGCGTCGGTCGGTGACGACCCCTGGTACGTCCTGGGCGGCGGGTCGAACACGGTCGCCTCCGACGAGCCGTTCGACGGCACGGTCGTCCACGTGGCCACCCGGGGTGTCGAGCGCGTCGACTCCGACGACCACCGCGTCCACCTCCGCGTCGCCGCCGGTGAGCCCTGGGACGACCTCGTCGCCTCCACGGTCGAGCAGGGCTGGTCGGGGCTCGAGGCGCTCAGCGGCATCCCCGGCTCGACGGGCGCGTCGCCGATCCAGAACATCGGTGCCTACGGCCAGGAGGTCGCCTCGACGCTCGTGGCCGTCGACTTCCTGGACGACGACTCGGGCGAGTTCGTCCGCATCCCCGCGGCCAACCTCGACCTCGGGTACCGCACGAGCGTCTTCAAGCAGGGCCGTCGGGGCGTCGTCACGGCCGTGGAGTTCGCCCTCACGGACCACGGAGGCGCGAGCGAGCAGGTCGCGTACCCGCAGCTCGCGAAGGCCCTCGGCGTCGAGCTCGGGGCCCGGGTCTCGGTCGCCGACGTGCGCTCCAGCGTGCTCGCCCTGCGGGCCGCGAAGGGCATGGTGCTCGATCCGGCCGACCGTGACACGGCGTCGAGCGGATCGTTCTTCACCAACCCGATCGTGTCGCGGGCCGACGCGTCGACCCTGCCGGCCGACGCGCCACGGTGGCCGACCGGCCCCGAGCCCGAGCGCCAGGTCGTGCCACTCGGTGAGGAGCCGGCCGCCCCGGCGCCCCGTGCGCCCGCCGAGGTCAAGCTCAGCGCCGCCTGGCTGATCGAGCACGCCGGCATCGCGAGGGGTTTCCGCCTGCCGGGCTCGCGAGCCGCCGTCTCGTCCAAGCACACCCTGGCCCTGACCAACCGTGGCGGTGCCACGGGCGACGAGGTCGCCGAGCTCGCGCGCTACGTGCAGCAGCGGGTCCAGTCCGAGTTCGGCGTGCTGCTGCACCCCGAGCCCGTCCTCCTCGGCCTCTCGCTGTAG
- a CDS encoding FAS1-like dehydratase domain-containing protein has translation MSVNPDLQGRVFPPAPPYLVGREKVREFARATGSTSPLSFDLEAAHAAGHGDLVAPPTFAVVVQEATLAQLLAEPDAGIDFSRVVHGEQRFSLSRPIVAGDELTATLTVTSVKTLGGNAMVTASSDMRDVDGRHVVTAVSTLVVRADDEAAA, from the coding sequence GTGTCCGTGAACCCTGATCTGCAAGGGCGGGTCTTCCCGCCGGCCCCGCCCTACCTCGTGGGCCGCGAGAAGGTGCGCGAGTTCGCCCGCGCGACCGGCTCGACGAGCCCGCTCTCGTTCGACCTCGAGGCGGCCCACGCGGCCGGGCACGGCGACCTCGTCGCCCCGCCGACCTTCGCCGTCGTCGTCCAAGAGGCCACCCTCGCCCAGTTGCTCGCCGAACCCGACGCGGGCATCGACTTCTCCCGCGTCGTCCACGGCGAGCAGCGCTTCTCGCTCTCGCGTCCGATCGTCGCGGGGGACGAGCTCACGGCCACCCTGACCGTGACGAGCGTCAAGACGCTGGGCGGCAACGCCATGGTCACGGCGTCCTCCGACATGCGCGACGTCGACGGGCGGCACGTGGTCACCGCCGTGTCGACGCTCGTCGTCCGCGCCGACGACGAGGCCGCCGCGTGA
- a CDS encoding UbiA family prenyltransferase — protein MISPEPPVSTAGSGRRDGPASWTAALLGSTHPGPTVVVTVLAVVLGASSGLPLGRLVLLALAVLLGQASIGFANDWLDAGRDRAVGRTDKPVAQGLVSVSAVRRAAVVCGVLMLVPSYALGPAAGTAHLVLVASGWAYDLGLKRTPVSVVPFVVSFGLLPAVATLAAAPPSPPAGWAVAVGAVFGVAIHFTNVLPDIDDDARTGIVGLPHRLGRTVSGVVAFAALAVAAVLLLSGRLGGDSSAPGLVAAAVGTAVTLGIAVVGVRLVFAGRVDRTLFRLIMVAAVLLVVQLALSGGTVVA, from the coding sequence ATGATCTCCCCCGAGCCCCCGGTCTCCACCGCCGGCTCCGGTCGCCGCGACGGCCCCGCCTCGTGGACCGCCGCACTGCTGGGTTCGACGCACCCGGGGCCGACGGTGGTGGTGACCGTCCTCGCCGTCGTGCTGGGTGCCTCCTCGGGGTTGCCCCTCGGCCGACTCGTGCTGCTCGCCCTCGCGGTGCTGCTCGGACAGGCCTCGATCGGGTTCGCCAACGACTGGCTCGACGCCGGGCGCGACCGCGCCGTCGGCCGGACCGACAAGCCGGTGGCCCAGGGCCTCGTGAGCGTGTCGGCCGTCCGCCGTGCCGCGGTGGTCTGCGGCGTGCTGATGCTCGTGCCGTCCTACGCGCTCGGGCCCGCAGCCGGCACGGCCCACCTCGTGCTCGTGGCCTCGGGGTGGGCCTACGACCTCGGGCTCAAGCGGACCCCGGTCTCGGTGGTGCCGTTCGTCGTGAGCTTCGGCCTGCTGCCCGCCGTCGCCACCCTCGCCGCGGCACCACCGTCGCCTCCCGCCGGCTGGGCCGTCGCGGTCGGAGCCGTGTTCGGCGTCGCGATCCACTTCACGAACGTCCTGCCCGACATCGACGACGACGCGCGCACCGGCATCGTCGGGCTCCCCCACCGCCTCGGACGGACCGTCTCGGGCGTCGTCGCGTTCGCGGCCCTGGCCGTCGCGGCCGTCCTGCTGCTCTCGGGCCGGCTGGGCGGCGACTCGTCGGCCCCGGGCCTCGTGGCTGCCGCCGTCGGCACCGCCGTGACCCTCGGCATCGCCGTCGTCGGCGTGCGCCTCGTGTTCGCGGGACGCGTCGACCGGACCCTCTTCCGATTGATCATGGTGGCGGCCGTGCTGCTCGTGGTGCAGCTCGCCCTCAGCGGCGGCACCGTCGTCGCCTGA
- a CDS encoding pyridoxal phosphate-dependent aminotransferase — protein sequence MTPTARRLSSRISSIAESATLAVDAKAKALLAQGRPIISYGPGEPNFPTPDHIVDAAVVAARDPRNHRYSAAAGLLELREAIVEETLRDSGTTVSTSQVIVTNGGKQAVYQAFQALLDDGDEALLPSPYWTTYPEAIALAGGVTVEVFAGADQGYKVTVDQLEAARTERTKVLLFCSPSNPTGAVYSPDEVEAIGRWALEAGVWVITDEIYQNLTYDGVTAVSITEAVPELADQAILVNGVAKTYAMTGWRVGWMIGPTDVVKGAANLQSHLTSNVSNVSQRAALAALTGPQDEVEAMRVAFDARRSTIVRELNRIDGVVTPTPEGAFYVYPDVQGLLGREWGGVTPTTSLELADLILEQADVATVPGEAFGPSGYLRLSYALGDDELLEGVRRLQRLFA from the coding sequence GTGACCCCGACCGCGCGCCGTCTCTCGTCCCGTATCTCGTCGATCGCCGAATCGGCCACGCTGGCCGTCGACGCGAAGGCCAAGGCCCTGCTGGCACAGGGCCGACCGATCATCAGCTACGGCCCGGGCGAGCCCAACTTCCCCACGCCCGACCACATCGTCGACGCGGCCGTCGTCGCCGCCCGCGACCCGCGCAACCACCGCTACTCGGCCGCGGCCGGCCTGCTCGAACTGCGCGAGGCGATCGTCGAGGAGACCCTGCGCGACAGCGGCACCACGGTGTCGACGTCGCAGGTGATCGTCACGAACGGTGGCAAGCAGGCCGTCTACCAGGCCTTCCAGGCGCTGCTCGACGACGGCGACGAAGCCCTCCTGCCGTCGCCCTACTGGACGACCTACCCCGAGGCCATCGCCCTCGCCGGCGGAGTCACCGTCGAGGTCTTCGCCGGTGCCGACCAGGGCTACAAGGTCACGGTCGACCAGCTCGAGGCCGCCCGCACCGAGCGCACGAAGGTGTTGCTGTTCTGCTCGCCGTCGAACCCGACGGGCGCGGTCTACTCACCCGACGAGGTAGAGGCGATCGGTCGTTGGGCCCTCGAGGCCGGCGTCTGGGTGATCACCGACGAGATCTACCAGAACCTCACCTACGACGGGGTGACGGCCGTCTCGATCACCGAGGCCGTGCCCGAGCTGGCCGACCAGGCGATCCTGGTCAACGGCGTGGCCAAGACCTACGCGATGACCGGGTGGCGGGTCGGCTGGATGATCGGCCCGACCGACGTGGTCAAGGGTGCCGCGAACCTCCAGTCGCACCTCACGTCGAACGTCTCGAACGTGTCGCAGCGGGCGGCCCTGGCGGCCCTCACCGGACCGCAGGACGAGGTCGAGGCCATGCGGGTCGCCTTCGACGCCCGACGCAGCACCATCGTCCGCGAGCTCAACCGGATCGACGGCGTCGTCACCCCCACCCCCGAGGGAGCCTTCTACGTCTACCCCGACGTGCAGGGCCTGCTCGGTCGCGAGTGGGGAGGCGTCACGCCCACCACGTCGCTCGAACTCGCCGACCTCATCCTCGAACAGGCCGACGTCGCCACCGTGCCCGGTGAGGCCTTCGGGCCCAGCGGGTACCTCCGGCTGTCCTACGCTCTCGGCGACGACGAGTTGCTCGAGGGCGTCCGCCGCCTCCAGCGCCTGTTCGCCTGA
- a CDS encoding ABC transporter ATP-binding protein — protein sequence MTPEPVGRVRDLTKTYGTATALHGLSFEVAAGETLGLLGPNGAGKSTTIEILEGYRDRSGGDVSVLGADPQHAGLDWKARLGIVLQTSGEQGTATVREQIAHFAGFYPNPRDVDEVIAAVGLEAKAGARIRSLSGGQRRRVDVALGVVGGPELLFLDEPTTGFDPEARRQFWQLIRSLSDDGTSIVLTTHYLDEAAQLSDRVAVIAQGRLVAQGRPDELGDEEARTPRVTWLDEHGRHDVRTSAPGALVADLHARGGEPRSLEVIRPSLEDVYLGLVATAETVADGERVATDAGDAPRASSSGVTS from the coding sequence ATGACCCCCGAACCCGTCGGTCGAGTGCGCGACCTCACCAAGACCTACGGCACCGCCACGGCTCTGCACGGCCTCTCGTTCGAGGTGGCCGCGGGCGAGACCCTCGGCCTGCTCGGCCCCAACGGCGCCGGCAAGTCGACCACCATCGAGATCCTCGAGGGCTACCGCGACCGGTCGGGCGGTGACGTGTCGGTGCTCGGCGCCGACCCGCAGCACGCCGGTCTCGACTGGAAGGCGCGCCTCGGCATCGTCCTGCAGACCTCCGGCGAACAGGGGACGGCCACGGTGCGCGAGCAGATCGCCCACTTCGCCGGCTTCTACCCGAACCCGCGCGACGTCGACGAGGTGATCGCCGCGGTCGGCCTCGAGGCGAAGGCCGGGGCACGCATCCGGTCGCTGTCCGGGGGGCAGCGACGACGCGTCGACGTCGCGCTCGGTGTGGTCGGCGGCCCCGAGCTGTTGTTCCTCGACGAACCGACCACGGGCTTCGACCCCGAGGCCCGCCGACAGTTCTGGCAGTTGATCCGGTCGCTGTCGGACGACGGGACGAGCATCGTCCTCACCACCCACTACCTCGACGAGGCGGCGCAGCTGAGCGACCGCGTCGCGGTGATCGCGCAGGGCCGGCTCGTCGCCCAGGGGCGACCCGACGAGCTCGGGGACGAGGAGGCGCGCACCCCTCGGGTGACCTGGCTCGACGAACACGGACGGCACGACGTCCGCACCTCCGCACCGGGCGCCCTGGTCGCCGACCTGCACGCCCGCGGAGGCGAACCGCGCTCGCTCGAGGTGATCCGGCCGTCGCTGGAGGACGTGTACCTCGGGTTGGTCGCGACCGCCGAGACCGTCGCGGACGGGGAACGGGTCGCGACCGACGCCGGGGACGCGCCGCGCGCCTCCTCGTCCGGGGTGACCTCGTGA